Part of the Amblyomma americanum isolate KBUSLIRL-KWMA chromosome 7, ASM5285725v1, whole genome shotgun sequence genome, AGAAAATAGAGGTATATATAAAGAAAGAACTCAGGCTTTGAATCTGAATCGCCCGTTCAgaaatgccgccaccgtctggaacacgttgaagtaacgagtgttagctgtttggtatAGCAATCTAtggtccatgcgatgtattattAATGATTAGCCTACTTTTTCATACCTCACGGCGAGAGACGCCTACCGCCTTGAAGTCGCATACTTTTGAACACttgggccgaaaaagtttttcgactctttggaaggccatttttccttacctcaaggcggtaggtgcccggtcgccatgaggtatgaaattgaGCTGCTGACTGCTGACGtgacggccgccatgttaagcctaaccataactaaatattattctaattaggcgatattggtgtctaacatgttctgCTCAttgagcccgttacgaatatgtcATTAGTTAGATCACGACATCATAGGTTAATTAAATGTAAGCAATTACATTTAAGCCTACCCATAAcaaaatattaacttcattagttaatattggtgtctaacatgttctactcatctagaCGATTCCAAATACTTcattcgttttatgatgaccttATTAATTACTGAGTTACAAGCGATTAAGCATACTCACGTGATTAGTtaaattatgacgtcacaaaatcagtgacctctccaatcaatcaccaattcgatatactaatgacgtcccCAATGAATCAATTGcattgctatatcgatttaccaTGGGGGCCGCAATCTTGAATttctcggacagaaaatttctcgccgaagggaggtggtagcagaacccaagaaatcgagaaacgtgatgaataaaaGGCTCTTAAAAGGAAACGAGCTCCGGATCGCCGATTGGAATGGATCACTAGACAACGGGAGCCAGCTGTCGGCTGGCTTTCAAGTGCGGCCATGTTCAACACGACAGATAGACATAGTGCTGTCACTGCTGTGTCATGCTGCGCGCAGGCACCGTGGTTCTGACGGCCCAGGGCAGCTGCCGAGACGTTCCAGGACCATGTCTGGAGGAGTGGCGTCCTTTCCGGCCTTGCATCTACGATCCACTCGCGGCCAGCATCGAGTCGGTTTTAAGTTGCACGCGGCGTGAACGCCTTCGTCCTGCGTTCAGCTCCGATTAGCGCAGCGCTGTCCTCTGAGCACCGTATCAAGACTGCATTCATTGTAAAGTGGAGTTGCTTGCAAAAGGAGCAGAGAAGCACGGCATCACGTTAAGGTGGGTGCGCAGTATTGTGTTCCAATCCCTTTCTTCCTACAGCCTACTCACTAGAAAGTCTTCGAAATGCAGGGATACTGGCGTTAAGATCTTTTCTAAGAGTTCTCGCGGAATGAAAAAAAGCTTAACTACATCATTTGTAGACCGAGTGTAACCGCCGTCAAACAGTGCAATGTCCAGTTAACTTCGGATGCGTGCACCTGCCACGTTTAACGGTACAAGACAAGTTGAATGAAATACTTCGATGAGTTAAGGGAAGCACACTGTTCTCACAGGCTCTACAGCGCAAAATCCAGCAGCGGGCAGCGTTATATACTACGGCGTCCTTAGAGGGAGCGTTGTAACGCCTGACACACTACACATTTACACGAGTGTGTAACCGCTGGCTTAGACTGTTTATCAGCGAGTACACGCCGTGACGCCGTGGGATCTGCCGAATGGTGCTCCGCGTCTTCTCGGTTTTGTGGTATACGCTCGCGACCGGACATTTGAAAGCACTAAAGATCCCCTAGAGAAGGGCGTTCATTCAACTGCGCGTCAAGCAGCCCTCTGTTTCAAGATCGTCTTTTATCGTGTGCCTTCGAAGGCCTCTCAAAAAcacatctctgcgctacaagaaacgCCATTAGGGACGAGCACattcactgaggccgcactaGGTCTCTTAACACACACTACGCAATAAACAGGCACTCTTGCTTTTCGTCTCCATGTGGCCGTGAATTTAACAAGCGAAATCGTGCTCATAAAAAAAAGGCATTGCTATAGCTTTTTAGGGCGTTTTAATATGTAGACAATGCGCACCGTAAACAAAAACAACTGAATAAACATCCAGAGGTAGCGCAAAGTTTTTATTACCTGTGTTTGCAACCCTTTTCATTTTGCTGTCGGAACTTCGGGGCTACAGACACACACGATTGCTGTTCAAAAAAAGCTTAGTTGGTGAACCCGTCTTCTCGTCTCTTCTTTTTCTGCTTACTAAGGTAATTTTGTTATTGCGATTGCACTGACTTTCCGGGCCAGATTTTTACCTGTGTCGTAGGAGTATACTTGCACACAGTGAGCAATCTGCATCGTGAGATGCTGCAGGAAAGGTACCAGGCCGTGCCGGGCCTCACGCCGAGCTTGCACGCCGGACCAGGCCCGGGTTCAGTAGGAAGATAATGTAGTGGGCCCAGGCCGTGCCCAGCCTCGGGCCTCAGACTAAGGGGGCCCGTGCAGGGCTTTAGTATGGAATAAACCGGTGCCATAACCCTCGCTTGTAGTGCGTGACTCGTCGACCGACACCACGGCTCGCAGAATCCATTAATTAGAACACGTGGTCTTCAAGCTTGAGGATTAATTTTTTTCTGAGTCAAGGAAAGTTTATTTTACTTATGCCACGAAGAAAATCATGATAAAATGGCCTTGTAGCAGAACATTTTGGTAATATTGTTTTAATAGCGCATAATTTTTGGCCCCTTCGATGACTACTGAAACTAGAAATATATAGATGTAACTGGGCGATTTCCTTCCGCTCAAAACAAAACATAAGAAAACTTACCTCACCTTGAGAGAACAACCCTTAATAAAGCGAGGCTGTATATGTGAGCAAGTAGCGAAACAGTAATCTAAAGCACGAATTTTGCCTTTTAACTTTAATATTTTTGATATCCTGTGACCTATTATTCTGTGTCTAGATATCTCGCGATTCAAATTCGTCGACAAACACTAAAGAGATGCTCTGAATATTTCTAATGTATACATACGTCACAggcgatagatagatagatagatagatagatagatagatagatagatagatagatagatagatagatagatagatagatagatagatagatagatagatagatagatagatagatagatagatagatagatagatagatagatagatagatagatagatagacagacagacagacaggcgggcgggcgggcgggcgggcggacggacggacggacggacggacggacggacagacagacagacagacagacagacagacagacagacagacagacagacagacagacagacagacagacaggtaggtagatagatagatagatagatagatagatagatagatagatagatagatagatagatagatagatagatagatagatagataggtaggtaggtaggtaggtaggtaggtaggtaggtaggtaggtaggtaggtaggtaggtaggtaggtaggtaggtaggtaggtaggtaggtaggtaggtagatagatagatagatagatagatagatagatagatagatagatagatagatagatagatagatagatagatagatagatagatagatagatagatagatagatagatagatagatagatagatagatagatagatagatagatagatagatagatagatagatagatagatagatagatagatagatagatagatagatagatagatagatagatagatagatagatagatagatagatagatagatagatagatagatagatagatagatagatagatagatagatagatagatagatagatagatagatagatagatagatagatagatagatagatagatagatagatagatagatagatagatagatagatagatagatagatagatagatagatagatagatagatagatagatagatagatagatagatagatagatagatagatagatagatagatagatagatagatagatagatagatagatagatagatagatagatagatagatagatagatagatagatagatagatagatagatagatagatagatagatagatagatagatagatagatagatagatagatagatagatagatagatagatagatagatagatagatagatagatagatagatagatagatagatagatagatagatagatagatagatagatagatagatagatagatagatagatagatagatagatagatagatagatagatagatagatagatagatagatagatagatagatagatagatagatagatagatagatagatagatagatagatagatagatagatagatagatagatagatagatagatagatagatagatagatagatagatagatagatagatagatagatagatagatagatagatagatagatagatagatagatagatagatagatagatagatagatagatagatagatagatagatagatagatagatagatagatagatagatagatagatagatagatagatagatagatagatagatagatagatagatagatagatagatagatagatagatagatagatagatagatagatagatagatagatagatagatagatagatagatagatagatagatagatagatagatagatagatagatagatagatagatagatagatagatagatagatagatagatagatagatagatagatagatagatagatagatagatagatagatagatagatagatagatagatagatagatagatagatagatagatagatagatagatagatagatagatagatagatagatagatagatagatagatagatagatagatagatagatagatagatagatagatagatagatagatagatagatagatagatagatagatagatagatagatagatagatagatagatagatagatagatagatagatagatagatagatagatagatagatagatagatagatagatagatagatagatagatagatagatagatagatagatagatagatagatagatagatagatagatagatagatagatagatagatagatagatagatttaATGAAACAAAGGTAgagaggtcggccagaaagattgagatctggcctgctactctgcactggggaagggaggaggagatataagagggtcgtgatgggtgacgatgtggtgagaaGGAAGATCAGAGCAGGTGCACGCATATTTGATGGCATCACAACCGCGAGTCGAAGCCCGTGTCGATCAAAAAACGCGGAAACGCCCGCATTGCCGGCGCAGCTCGCCAACCCTGCGGCCAGTAACCTAGCACTAAGTCCTCAGAGAGTGGCCTGATCTCCAAACGCTTCAAAATAGCAGCCAACGTTAGTCTTTGGAGCATATCCACCTGCCAAACGACTAACACATGCCACGAAAAACTGTGCGCTGATTCACAACAGGTTTCGAGGAACTTCTCGCTTGGAAATAAATAAGAAAATCATCACTTATGGCAGAAGACAGCGCTTCCAATAACCTGTCATTTGCGTCGAGGACAAATTAAACGAAGCATATTGTGCGCTTTCGTCTGACCCGTGCACCCGAGTTTTGAAGTCCTTTCACGTCTGCATtctgaacacgaatacgcctatgtgggagtaataaagggagtaagcagtcctctagcgcactcccttttatgaaagggagtatacgctagaggtcagcttactctctttttaatcCTTTCTCTTTATAGTGTACACGGTGGGATCTGAGTGCACAGAGGCGGCGAACGACGTATGAATACTCCGTTATTACTTTTCGGAGGGTGCTACGAGCACATGGTCATGCAAAGGACAATGGCACCAAACCACGCCGACATACTCTGCCTCCTCCGGCTGCGTAGCACTGCTTTTCATGTGCTTCTGGTTTGAAGACGAGAGCGGTGTTGAAAGGGAATGCACATCACTGCTGCAGCATTGTACACAGTCACTTTAGGCGCTGTCCCACTATTCCACTGCGTGCCCAAGGCGCATGTAGCGCGCAGCAAATGGCTTTGTCCGTAACGAAGCACTTCACGGGGCAGACTGGTTGAAGACGATGCTTCTCGAATGAATATGCAGTTCCTTCGCGTAGACTTCGACCTAATCAGTCACTCCCGTGTCCAGTGCACCACTTGCGCGGTATATCTGGACGGGGGTAGTCTAAGACACCACCGCTGTCGTCATCTTTTGTGCGAGAATGTAGACAGCGGGGCGCTGACACGCGGCGGACCCTTTGAGCAGTCTTCCCGGGTTTCAGGTGATGATGAGCTCGGCTCCCGGCGCCTCGTAGCGGCTCTTGTGCTCGTTGAAGAGCTGCACCAGTGCGTCGACGTACTGCCGGTGCACGCGGTCGACCTCCTCTGCGCTGGGATTCACGCTCCTGGGGACGTCGAGCGGTCTTCCCACTGCGGCAGAAAATACAGGAACAACGCGCTCAATTTCAAAAGCGTTATATATGCCACTTATCTTCACGCTGCCTGTCGACGTGGCTACGATCGTCCTGACGCAACACCATTAGTAGCTCTAAGTTTTTCAGCAGACGTACAGACACCGAAAAGGATAAATGGAGCAGGAAAACGTTCGGCCTACTCAAGCCtacaagcctacaaggatccagcacctgatggtagcaagtctttcaccaagcaaccctgcttcatacattggctGGACGcaaggaccgtaccatcgttcttaactggacttcatcaaatcagctaacctttttccattcatttattctCTACTACAtgattcatcacaccttcacccatcattgatgccctggggcaataaatttcgcttaaaaaaaaaaaacgttcggcTAACTGCATCGCGACACGCTCTATATAACAGACACGCATTGCCGCCAGGGCGAAGGCTGTATACAGTagtggacaaaagtttgcgggattcGGATGagcagaaaaacatttattttttcgCGGTCAGGCAAAGCAGATCATTGAAATGTATAGAAGCATTAGGAGACGTGTGTGCTCCATCCAGTGAAATAAAAACGGTCTGCCTATAACTGATGAAGAGACCCAGAAATATTTTTTTGCCGCGAATTCGCattccgcaaacttttgtccatgactgtacatccGGCGAAGCCGGGCTTAGAATTCATTGCTTGCGTTATCGCCTCCCCGGGAGGTGCAGTTCTACTTTCTGCAGTGCCCGTAAGGGGCACGACGAAGCGAGAAACAGTGGCGCACGCGCACGTCATCACTCCGGCGCTTTTCGCATTCTTGACGAAGCAGACAGCGCGCACACGTCGTATAGGCGTACCAGAGCGGCTCCTGTCGTTTCACGAAGCGTCAAAAGTTCCCCGGACGCACACTGATAATAGAAGAGATTCTTCTCTCGGGCCACTGAAAAAGTGAACATGAAAAAGTTGATGTCCGCCTTAAGGGCatcacgcgatagcgtagtggtttGATTCCCGTATGTGCAGAAGATCATTCTCTGCTTTATATTCGTAGATCTccgggagccctcataccactcctggtgctgtggtgcagcggttaagcgatgcgccactgccctgcgatggcaggtgctgcaaccGGTGGGGCCTGTACGACCAAGGTTGGTCTCCTTGAGTGacattcattaatttaactgccactttgCGCAGTTTGCTGACAGTCCTGTGAGCTGGTTGTGATGATGcggcaaggtcatgtgacctaggtggcccctctgcctcctaggttgcttctctgcgaATTTTTATAATtatataattagtttttggggaaaggaaatgtcgcagtatctgtctcatatatcgttggacacctgaaccgcgccgtaaaggaagggataaaggaggtagtgaaagaagaaaggaagaaagaggtgccgtagtggaggtctccggaataatttcgaccacctggggatcttgaacgtgcactggcatcgcacagcacacgagcgccttagcgtttttcctccataaaaacgcagccgccgcggtcgggttcgaacccgggaacttcggaccagtagccgagcgctctaaccactgagccactgcggcgggttttcgggatttttcgtgaatttttagctcacggtcaacgacaccgacgacgacgacgacggatTTTGTGCGACGCgcgctccttaacgctatcgcgttaaatttATTATATAAGGTAGTACACGCGTGCGAGGGATGTAAATGCGTCCTGCGCCCTTGCTGCAATGCGTCCATCCACCGCTAGGGCGCGAGCTGTGCAGTTTGTCCAACGCTCGCGTGCTTCCCTTGACTTTTGGTTTTTGGAAGTTTTTGGAAGGTTTTTGCAAGGTCTTTGGAAGATCTTTAGAAGACATTTTGTTGCCACCCGCCGGTTGAGCGATGATGACTCAGCATGCGTGCTTCATTACTCGCATTTACTGGCTCAAGACAGGAAATTATTGGCCGCTCCACCCGTATTTTCTGCAGCTACGCCGATCGACTCCTTTTCAGCGGACCCAGTAACCGAAGGGATGCTTAAATGGGGTCACGAGTATCTTTGAGGTGCTCCTCGGCCGGGACAAGGTTAGAAGATATTCGTCACGACGCTTCGCCAGCGCCTCGCGTACAATGGCGGCAGAAAAGTAATAACGAAAACTGTGTCGAATGGCTGGCGATGCCACGGGCTGTGCGCGAAAAATACTGAGAACCGCGATTTAAAATATTATCGTTATTCCCCCTGTTCGCGAACGAACTCACGGCAGTCGGGCTAACCTGTTTTGACATCGTGCTCAtgaaattgcccccccccccccccccccccccactgtgtGGGTTAGTGTCGAGTATTGCACTCGGAGAGAGCTCATTTAGTAAGACTGgtgcgattgttttttttttgtttctcatcTTTCTGATGTCCTGTCCTTTCTCTCTAAAACACGTGAACATTGTGTTGTTTTATTGCCTAGCAGGAAACGTTTGTCTCTGGGATGTGCTTATTTAACAACACATAACATTCCCTCATGGCCTATGAAATATAATTGAATCTCAACACAGCGGACGTTACTGTGCGTATATTTTGCAGAGTCATCTCATACAAGACCGGTTTCTCGTCGCTGCTCGAGTGCGCTCATATATATGAGGCGCAGCTCGCGTGCTCTGGTCACAAATCCGATGAACCGTGTGTCCCGAAATGCGATAACATGAAAGTTACCGGTGATGGCAACCGGCAAGTTTTCGGCGGTACAAGGGCGAATGGTGAATGAAAACCGTTCTCTACTACGGTCGACATTGAGTGGGGCGAGGGGCAGGGGATATTTTATTTCACTTATTTCACGTGCGCCGTGCATGGTCGGGTGTTCGCGCTAGGCTTCAAATGACAATGAGCGACATTACAACCAATCCAAATGAAGACCATCGAAATAGCTCTAGTAGGATGCTTTTGTTAAAAACAGCCTGCTAAGTGGTGTTAGGTCCTGCTATGTTTTAACCCTCTAAATTTCATGCTACGTTTGCAGTGCATATTTAGTCGCCTTTCTAGACACCAGTTCCAAGCAAGTTCAGAGCCTGCGTGTTTTATTGCTTTATCACTTTTAAATGGAGAAAAAACGTGAAGTGCACAACGTACTCTTAAAAGATGTACCTACTTGCCCAGATTTCTACCTTGACACCTTTGAATGCTTTGTTCtaattccgccccccccccccccaacccacacgcacacacgcacaatcACCGGTATGCGGCACTTCCTCGCCAGAGTAAAATAAATAACCGCACTTGCGTAGACGAAAACAAACACCATGTCGAAATGTTGGCTGGCGGACTGACTTACTTCCACGCTCCTTGATAATTTTGTGTTGTAGGGAATCCCATGTTCCCTGTGTTATCGCTGCcttctggaagaaaaaaaaagttagaggAAGCCCGTTTGAAATCTGAGGTATAATTTATTGTTAtcagtgtttaacgtcccaaagcgactcaggctatgagagacgccgtaatgaagggctccagaaatttcgaccacctggggttctttaacgtgcactgacatcgcacagtacaggggcctctggaatttcgcctccatcgaaatgcgaccgccacggccgggatcgaacccgcgtctttctggccagcagccgagcgccataaccactaagccaccgcggcggctgaggtATAATTGAAAGTACAAGGAATGGTTTTGCAGCAAAGAAGTTTCCGACGGCTTTTTAAGTAGAAATCAGTGTGTTTTTGTGAATAACTATCCGTGAATTGGCGACCTTGCATAGCGCATAACtctgttgcaaaaaaaaacttgtcttGATCTTGGCCTCTCAAACTGCTGTTTTACGCTATTGCAAGAATTGCTTTGAACCGCTTTTTCGTGAGTCAAAACTGAGGCCTCCTGATATTCAGCTCGAGTAGACTTACGAATATTATTTTTCTGAAGCCGAATCGGATACGAATATACTAGCTTTGCTACCCAATCGAATATTGGTACTGCAAGTAAAAACGAAATCGAATACTACTCGAATAGAGGGAGAAGTGAATCGAACAGAAGTCGCACATTTCTGCGATTGTTCTACCTGTGAGAATATTCGTACAAAATCAATATTCATGGCAAATAACGACGTGCTAAGGCGGCGGCTCAATAACTCATGGAATGAAATCTGTAGCTATGAAAAGATATGAGAACAGTGATCTCCACAAGGGGACACGCAACACGAGGTCAGTGTATCATGTTAACACTGTGACCATCATTTCAAATGCACAGGAAAACTACCTTTTGCTACTGACGACAACGGTGAACAAACTAGCACCAAATCTTAGTTTTATGAGAGGGACGAGAGTTTGAGCTATGGCGCCCGATTTCGGGCATGCAGGCAGTGTTTGCTAAACCTGGCTGCTCTGTCGCGTCGCCCAATCTTAATTGAAGGCCGTATGTATGAGCAGTGACCGCAGTCACCGTAGATGTgaatcacgagagggaaataactagaaggataagaatggggtggagcgcatttggcagcttctctcagatcatgaatagcagtttaccaatatccctcaagagaaaagtattcCTGTGtccctttctgtgtctgcgtccttccgctggttttttccttagaactatgtaccaactggccctgCTCTCTACCCTacagaaaagtatgcaacagctgtatcttaccggcactcaccaatggggcagaaacgtggaagctaacgaaaagggttcagcataaaTTAAGGACAATGCAAcgggctatggaaagaaaaattacaggtgtagcattaagagacaggaagaggacggagtgggcgagggaacagacgcgggttaatgacatcctagtcgaagtcaagagccTTTGTATTCTCGCCTTTGTATTCTCTCCGCCGATCTTGCTGGCTCTAAAACCTGAAGGCTGCAAACATCTTCTTGTAGTGGCTTTCCGGATACAGTTTGTGCACCCAATGATTAAAGTGCGCTGCAAAATAGAGATGAGTAAGCTTCCTTTTTCAAGACTAAAGCGAAGTAGGCACTTCAAGTAAACGTATTTCTTGCCAAGAATTCATAGAACGTAGTGATAGTGAGGCTAACTCTCCTTGCAGccagaaaagggaagaaaaattaaaattttgattCGGCGCAGCGCTGGCACCGAGCTTTTCTTTCGTCAAAGTTATCAGAGTCAGCTGGTGCGCCTAATGGTCAAGTGGCGAGCAAGGCCCGCCATGTCGATGAAGGAGGGTAGGGATAACGGGAAGAGCATTTTGCAAAGGGACAGGCGAAAAGAGAGCGCTCCAAATAAGTATGAGGTACGGGACAACAGGGAATGAACGGTGACGTTGTATTCGTTGTAGGGCAGGGGTGCGAGTGTACTGATGTCGTGGTGGTTGAAAATCGGAGCCGGGGGATAATAGTCTCAAGGATAGCACGGAGAGGTCATTTGATGTTGCCATAGTGGGGACTCATTTCTTGTGTGTAAAGGGTAGTGGAGTCTCGTGTTTCAAGTTTGTTTGCTTCGTGCGTCAACTAACGATCCTTTCATAATTCATTGTAAAGCAGCGAAAAAGGCGAGGGACCAGAGAGAAAAACACACAGGTCCCTCGTCTGGTCCcccgttttttgcgctgctttacAATGAacctgtaccaactagcccaactaaaCGTTTTGCTATTTCATAATTAGAGTACATGTCGTTTTGTTTCATTGGCTCTGCCATTTTTCTCAGTATTTGGCTGAATTTCACGCAATACGTGTCATTTATATGACAAATTGAGAACAGTGCGTTTGCCATTTTAACGACGGGCTGCCTGCCACTACGCAACCCTAACAGAGCAGGCAACAGCTGGAGAGGAATAATAGAAGCGTTGCATTCTGGACGAGTTCGGACTTCATACTTTTGGAAATAATTGTGCACACACAACAAGGACATGAAAAGGGACACACTCGTCCTTTTTCATATCCTGTCTTGTGTGTACGTACCtatttgcgccccccccccccctccgccaaaaaaaaaagcggaataACACTTGCCTACGGTGACGACCGGCCGTCGGTGGGGCAGCAAGCCCCAGCTGTACTGGAAGATGCCCCGGCCAATGAACAGCGGCGGCGAGAAGCCAAACTTGCGGGTCAACCACGTTTGGAGGCGCCGCAGTCGCGACCCGTCCGCGTTGTCCAACTGGGCGAACAGCTCGTTCTCGCCGAAAGAGAACACGGGGACCAGCGGAGTCCTGCCGAGAATTACACACACTCACTAACCGAAGGGCCAGTCGTTGGGCGCTCAGCTGAAAGCGACATTATATGACTCGCAGGGTCATGCGATAATTGAGGCGGTTACATATCTATGAGCCCGACAAAAGCGGTTGTTAtggatatttatggcgcaagggaatctatggccaaagagcgccatggtgcAAGATATTttcgtcttctcaaggtggggtcaaagacccatttcccaagcatttcaccctaaataaaccgagcaccaggccaggggaaagcttgtacccaatgtatcaccggtgggtacccggcggcgctgagGATCgagccctgcacctcccgcatgcgaggcggatgctcaaccactaggttggccaccgctgcagtacCCGACAAAAGTGAATCGTGTGCCAGAAGTTTAACCCACAAGCACAGCTTGCCGGACTGAGAAACCAGCCTGCAAGAGGTGAGTTCAGTCGGCCCGACTCACTCAGCAAAGCTCAGGTGAACGCCGTTGAGTTAGATTAGTTGGGGTGAGAGCAGAAACAGGAACTGGCCTGTGTAGTAGCGTCGTCGCGCCTCTGAGACAGCGGCAGCGCGCCGTTGGTCGACTGCGTGACTCAAACTGCTTTTGACGAACTCATGCAAACAAAGCGTACTACTATGTAGATAAGAGGAATCAACGACTTCGTAGTAGCAGCGGACCTTAGTCCAGGCCCTGGACCACAATGAGTTTTGTTCTGTACTAGCACTTCCGAAAACTTCATCGCTTACTTCTTACGTAGACATTTCTCTCCGCTCATTAGTACGCTAACAGTTGTTATTCCAATTTATAAATTTTAATCTGTCTACAGGAAACACCTTTGGACGAGCTCTGCAGAAAGGTCGCCTGAATCGCCAAATGCAGACTCTGTTTTCACCGATAACGACGCTTTTGTAATCTAGAAAAGCTTATAgaggagccgccgtggtggctgagtggttatggcgctcggctgccggcccgaaag contains:
- the LOC144099398 gene encoding uncharacterized protein LOC144099398 isoform X4, whose translation is MPSTAAPFRPEQKGMRFVGMEWAPLQLPLHRRLETLAAVYFTFSFLAQGIVGWLLLLYVLLCTRLYPLSLLYAAWLYWDRNTCDRGGRRSDWARRWTIWKYVFGDARKPRLDPEQRAMRQRGRARGGRSHRGAGSPPRTPQAVPQSAQGLCPHSAQARDSAGPRVLFRRERAVRPVGQRGRVATAAPPNVVDPQVWLLAAAVHWPGHLPVQLGLAAPPTAGRHRSGKTARRPQERESQRRGGRPRAPAVRRRTGAALQRAQEPLRGAGSRAHHHLKPGKTAQRVRRVSAPRCLHSRTKDDDSGGVLDYPRPDIPRKWCTGHGSD